The following proteins come from a genomic window of Phacochoerus africanus isolate WHEZ1 chromosome 9, ROS_Pafr_v1, whole genome shotgun sequence:
- the LOC125136136 gene encoding olfactory receptor 11G2-like, which translates to MNISNTPSNSSTITGFILLGFPCSRHGQILLFLLFAGVYLLTLMGNGSIICAVRWDQRLHTPMYILLANFSFLEISYVTSTVPNMLANLLSDNKVISFSGCFLQFYFFFSLGSTECFFLAIMAFDRYLAICRPLRYPTLMTARLCSNLVVSCWVLGFLWFLIPIIIVSQMSFCGSRVIDHFLCDPSPLLVLTCKKAPVIELLFSTLSPVPMIILFTLIMGSYALVLRAVLNVPSAAGRRKAFSTCGSHLAVVSLFYGSVLVMYGSPNPEHDAPTQKIVTLFYSVVTPLLNPVIYSLRNKDMKKALQKFLRI; encoded by the coding sequence ATGAACATCTCCAACACCCCCAGCAACTCCAGCACCATCACCGGCTTCATCCTCCTGGGCTTCCCTTGCTCCAGGCACGGACAGATCCTCCTCTTTCTGCTCTTCGCTGGGGTCTACCTCCTGACCCTCATGGGCAATGGTTCTATCATCTGTGCTGTGCGCTGGGATCAGAgactccacacccccatgtacatCCTGCTCGCCAACTTCTCCTTCCTCGAGATCTCCTATGTCACCTCCACTGTCCCTAACATGCTGGCCAACCTCCTCTCTGACAACAAGGTCATCTCCTTCTCTGGATGCTTTCTCCAGttctactttttcttctccttgggtTCTACAGAATGCTTTTTCTTGGCGATTATGGCATTTGATCGATACCTTGCCATCTGCCGGCCTCTGCGTTACCCCACTCTCATGACTGCACGTCTCTGCTCCAATCTTGTGGTCAGCTGCTGGGTACTTGGTTTCCTCTGGTTTTTGATTCCCATCATCATCGTCTCCCAAATGTCCTTCTGTGGATCCAGGGTCATTGACCATTTCCTGTGTGACCCAAGTCCTCTTCTTGTACTCACTTGCAAAAAAGCTCCTGTGATAGAGCTTCTCTTCTCTACATTAAGTCCTGTGCCTATGATCATTCTCTTTACCTTAATTATGGGGTCTTATGCTCTGGTCCTTAGAGCTGTGTTGAATGTCCCTTCAGCAGCTGGACGAAGAAAGGCTTTCTCCACCTGTGGCTCTCATCTGGCTGTGGTTTCATTGTTTTATGGCTCTGTACTGGTCATGTATGGAAGCCCAAACCCTGAGCATGATGCTCCAACACAGAAAATTGTGACTCTGTTCTATTCTGTTGTGACCCCACTTCTTAATCCTGTGATATATAGTCTCAGGAACAAAGATATGAAGAAGGCCCTGCAGAAATTTCTCAGAATatag
- the LOC125136737 gene encoding olfactory receptor 11H6-like has translation MTSKARNSSHTVSEFILLGFPCRWEIQLFLFSIFFITYILTLLGNMAIVCAVRWDHQLHTPMYILLAKFSFLEICYVNSDVPNMLANFLSQTKTISFAQCLLQLYFFFSLGTTECLFLSTMAYDRFLAICRPLHYPTIMTTKFCSSLVAFCWVYGFLWFLIPGILVTQLPFCGPNVIDDFLCDLGPLLALASACVPIPGTVLICGTMSSLLIFATFFYITGSYTLVLKAVIQVPSVAGRKKAFSTCSSHLAVVGSMNVSGVNKVTEFTLLSFPCSREVQVLLFVLFFVSYILTLMGNGAIVCAVKLDHRLHTPMYTLLANFSFLELCYVNTTVPNMLRNFLSETKTISFTACFLQFYFFFSMGITETFLLPLMAFDRYLAVCRPLHYPTIMSSHLCMNLVVLCWVTAFLCYPVPIYLITQLPFCGPNTIDHFVCDPGPLLALSCIPAPGIELSCSILSSLIIFITFFFILGSYTLVLRAVLRVPSAAGRCKAFSTCGSHLAIVSLFYGTIMVMYISPTSGNPAGTQKIVTLLYSSVTPLVNPLIYSLRNKDMKAALRKIQMCTKISQSK, from the exons ATGACCTCTAAGGCCAGAAATTCTTCCCACACTGTGAGTGAGTTCATCCTCTTGGGCTTCCCTTGCCGCTGGGAAATACAGCTCTTcctcttttccatattcttcatAACTTACATCCTGACCCTCCTTGGAAACATGGCCATTGTGTGTGCAGTGCGTTGGGACCACCAGCTCCATACCCCGATGTACATTCTGCTGGCCAAATTCTCCTTCCTGGAGATCTGCTACGTCAACTCTGATGTACCCAACATGCTGGCCAACTTCCTCTCCCAGACCAAAACCATCTCCTTTGCTCAATGCCTCCTCCAGTTGTACTTCTTCTTCTCACTGGGCACAACAGAATGCTTATTTCTCTCCACCATGGCCTATGACCGGTTCCTGGCAATCTGCCGCCCCCTGCACTACCCTACCATCATGACTACTAAGTTCTGCAGCAGCCTGGTCGCCTTTTGCTGGGTGTATGGTTTCCTCTGGTTCCTGATCCCAGGGATACTGGTTACTCAGCTACCATTTTGTGGCCCAAATGTGATTGATGACTTTCTGTGTGACCTGGGACCTCTGCTGGCCCTGGCTTCAGCATGTGTCCCAATCCCAGGGACTGTTCTCATATGTGGCACCATGAGCTCCCTCCTCATTTTTGCCACCTTTTTCTACATTACTGGATCCTACACCCTGGTGCTGAAGGCCGTAATACAGGTGCCCTCAGTTGCTGGCCGGAAGAAAGCCTTCTCTACCTGCTCCTCACATCTGGCCGTTGT tggtt CCATGAATGTGTCAGGAGTCAACAAAGTGACTGAATTCACACTCCTGAGTTTTCCCTGCTCTAGAGAGGTTCAGGTCCTCCTCTTTGTGCTGTTCTTTGTGTCCTACATCCTGACACTGATGGGGAACGGGGCCATTGTCTGTGCAGTGAAGCTGGATCACAgactccacacccccatgtacacGCTGTTGGCCAACTTCTCATTCCTAGAGCTCTGTTACGTCAACACCACCGTTCCCAATATGTTAAGGAACTTTCTCTCTGAGACCAAAACCATCTCCTTCACTGCCTGCTTCCTCCAGTTCTACTTCTTCTTCTCCATGGGCATCACCGAGACCTTCTTACTGCCCCTCATGGCTTTTGATCGGTACCTGGCCGTCTGCCGACCTCTCCACTATCCTACCATCATGAGCAGCCATCTCTGCATGAACTTGGTGGTCCTCTGCTGGGTAACAGCCTTCCTCTGCTATCCAGTCCCTATATATCTTATCACACAACTTCCCTTTTGTGGCCCCAATACCATTGACCACTTTGTCTGTGACCCTGGTCCTTTACTGGCCCTCTCTTGCATCCCTGCTCCTGGAATTGAGCTCTCCTGTTCTATATTGAGCTCTCTTATTATCTTCATCACTTTCTTCTTCATCCTTGGGTCCTACACCCTGGTTCTCAGAGCCGTGTTGCGTGTCCCTTCAGCAGCTGGCAGATGtaaggccttctccacctgtggtTCCCACCTGGCTATAGTGTCTCTGTTCTATGGAACTATCATGGTGATGTACATAAGCCCAACCTCTGGAAATCCAGCTGGGACACAGAAGATTGTCACCTTGTTGTACTCATCAGTGACCCCACTTGTAAACCCTCTGATCTACAGTCTCCGGAACAAGGACATGAAGGCTGCCTTGAGAAAAATCCAGATGTGCACAAAAATTAGCCAAAGCAAATGA